A segment of the Streptomyces sp. ITFR-21 genome:
GACCCGAGCGTGAATCTCATCACGGAGGGCATCGAAGCCCTCCCCCGGCTCGGCGGAATCGCCGAGTCCCTACAGCTCCGCACCGGTGGTTGCTCCGGCTGCACGATCGCGGGCACGTGCCGCACGTGTCGCCCGCTGGCCAAGCTCTACCAGGAGGCGGGGGACCAACGAGAGCTCTACTGCCAACACGGAGGTTATGGATCATGACTCCACCAGCCGCAGCCCTGGCCCCGCAGCGTCAGCCGGTATCGGTCACCATCGGCTTGCGCCCGCCCGCCGAGCGGACCGGCATCCTGCCGGTGCCGCTGACCATCGCTCCGATCAGGGACGACGAGTTCCAGATCATCGCCGACCTGGACGAGGCGGCCGAGGCCGCCGAGTGCTCCTGCTCGGCGGGCGACGACCAGCCGTACTAACCCCAGCGGGCGCGCCCAGTGCCGCTCCGGTCGTAAGCTGACCGGGGCGGCACCCCATTCCCCCAGGAGTCAAGGAACAGCGCGTCGTGTCCATGTCCCGTATCTCCTTCGAGCAGCTTCCCGCCGAGGTCCGCCAGGCCATCGCCGACAAGACCGGCGCTGTCCAGCAGGCGGTGACCGCGCCCGGCGGCATGAACTCCGGCATCGCCTCCGTGCTCGACACGGACAGCGGTCCGGTCTTCGTGAAGGGCATCCCGGCCGACCATCCACAGGTGGGTGCGCAGCGCCGTGAGGCGGCGGTGGCCGCGCAGCTGCCCGCCTCGTGCCCGCGCCTGTTCTGGCACTTGGAACTCGACGGCTGGAGCCTCCTCGGCTACGAGGTGATCGACGGCCGCCACGCCGACTACGCCCCCGGCTCCCCAGACCTGCCGCTCGTGGAAGCGGCGCTCGCCGAACTACAAGGGATCACGGCACCGGCTGACGTCGACATCAAGCAGGCCGTGGACCGGTGGGCGGAGTACGCGCCACCTGGCACGTTGCAGCATTTCGACGGTGACGCGCTGCTGCACACGGACTTCGCCCCGGACAACGTCCTGATCGCTGGAGGCCGGGCGCGGCTCATCGACTGGGCATGGCCGACACGCGGCGCCGGATGGATCGACCCGGGCGCCCTGGCGCTCCGCCTTATGGAGGCCGGCCACCTGGTCGAGGCCGCGATCGAATTCGCGGGCCACTTCCCGTCGTGGCGCAGCGCACCGCCCGAAGCGCTCGCGGCGTTCGGTACGGCGACCGCATCGCTGTGGCGGGAGATCGCAGGGCAGGACGGCGCGGTGTGGAAACGGGCGATGG
Coding sequences within it:
- a CDS encoding aminoglycoside phosphotransferase, whose translation is MSRISFEQLPAEVRQAIADKTGAVQQAVTAPGGMNSGIASVLDTDSGPVFVKGIPADHPQVGAQRREAAVAAQLPASCPRLFWHLELDGWSLLGYEVIDGRHADYAPGSPDLPLVEAALAELQGITAPADVDIKQAVDRWAEYAPPGTLQHFDGDALLHTDFAPDNVLIAGGRARLIDWAWPTRGAGWIDPGALALRLMEAGHLVEAAIEFAGHFPSWRSAPPEALAAFGTATASLWREIAGQDGAVWKRAMAEQAASLARVLSTNQ